Proteins co-encoded in one Girardinichthys multiradiatus isolate DD_20200921_A chromosome 11, DD_fGirMul_XY1, whole genome shotgun sequence genomic window:
- the emc6 gene encoding ER membrane protein complex subunit 6, translating to MAGVGAKREGPQFISDVAVRGNAAVLDYCRTSVSALSGATAGILGLTGLYGFIFYFLSSFLLSLLLILKAGRRWNKCFKSRRLLFTGGLVGGLFTYVLFWTFLYGMVHVY from the coding sequence ATGGCAGGAGTTGGGGCAAAACGAGAGGGACCACAATTCATCAGCGACGTGGCCGTGAGGGGCAACGCCGCCGTGCTGGACTACTGCCGCACCTCCGTGTCCGCTCTGTCGGGAGCAACAGCCGGCATCCTTGGGCTAACGGGACTGTACGGCTTCATTTTCTATTTCCTCTCCTCGTTCCTGCTCTCCCTGCTGCTCATCCTCAAGGCGGGACGGCGGTGGAACAAGTGCTTTAAATCGCGGCGGCTGCTTTTCACCGGAGGCCTTGTCGGAGGTCTTTTTACCTACGTCCTGTTCTGGACTTTCCTGTATGGAATGGTTCATGTATACTGA